Proteins encoded within one genomic window of Phototrophicus methaneseepsis:
- a CDS encoding glycosyltransferase → MSAEHATVSIGIPVYNGENYISQAIETLLAQTYTDFELIITDNCSTDATPDICQSYATLDSRVHYHRNETNIGASRNYNRCFELSNGKYFAWAAHDDEHAPTFLEKTVKLLDENPDAVMAHARTQIIDGYGKVIPVPENTLHVRVYDSVGEKMTVGVDYTDRKLDSHRKSTRFDGIIMHTTWCYDIFGLMRREALARTSLHQSFYGTDKVLLAEMALMGRILHVNEPLFRNRRHPQQSGHIATAKEREAWNNPLTGTHHPMPQWLCMQGYYHAVATTPMSISERTRCMTTLAAYAANPDSWLRLINEKMYKPSYAV, encoded by the coding sequence ATGTCTGCTGAACATGCAACAGTCAGCATAGGGATTCCAGTCTATAACGGCGAGAATTATATCTCTCAAGCGATTGAGACCTTGCTGGCACAAACATATACAGATTTTGAACTTATTATTACGGATAACTGCTCCACAGATGCCACGCCAGACATCTGCCAAAGTTATGCCACACTCGACTCCCGCGTCCATTATCACCGCAACGAAACTAACATCGGGGCCTCACGAAATTACAACCGCTGCTTCGAGCTATCGAATGGGAAGTATTTCGCCTGGGCTGCACATGATGATGAACATGCGCCCACGTTTCTTGAAAAAACAGTCAAGTTGCTGGACGAAAACCCGGATGCCGTCATGGCCCATGCCAGAACGCAGATTATCGACGGTTATGGGAAAGTCATCCCTGTGCCGGAGAATACGCTGCATGTGCGCGTCTACGACAGCGTTGGCGAAAAGATGACTGTCGGCGTGGATTACACCGACCGCAAGCTCGATAGCCACCGCAAGAGCACCCGCTTCGATGGCATTATTATGCATACCACCTGGTGCTACGACATCTTCGGCCTGATGCGCCGCGAAGCGCTTGCGCGCACATCCCTGCACCAGTCGTTCTATGGGACAGATAAAGTCCTGCTGGCAGAAATGGCCCTGATGGGGCGCATCCTGCACGTCAATGAACCGCTCTTCCGTAACCGCCGCCATCCGCAGCAATCCGGCCACATCGCCACAGCGAAAGAGCGCGAAGCGTGGAACAATCCACTGACAGGCACCCATCATCCGATGCCGCAGTGGTTGTGCATGCAAGGGTATTATCACGCAGTCGCCACAACGCCGATGTCGATCTCTGAACGTACGCGCTGCATGACGACGCTAGCAGCTTATGCCGCTAACCCGGATTCCTGGCTGCGATTGATCAACGAAAAGATGTACAAGCCCTCCTATGCCGTCTAG
- the rfbF gene encoding glucose-1-phosphate cytidylyltransferase: MKVGILAGGVGSRLSEETQVKPKPMVEIGGMPILWHIMMHYSCFGHNEFVVALGYKGEYIKKYMVDYCSLSSNLTVHLKTGAVEMADAYRPDWKIDLVDTGIPTNTGGRIKRLQPYMGNETFFLTWGDGVSTVDFDQLLAFHKSHGKLATLTAVRPPARFGHLDFEGDQVQRFTEKPQTAEGWINGAFFVLEPEVFDYIDGDDTQFEKEPLERLAADGQLMAYRHEGFWQCMDTLRDKLRLETMWQSGEAPWAMWE; this comes from the coding sequence ATGAAAGTCGGCATTTTAGCAGGGGGCGTCGGATCGCGCCTGTCAGAAGAAACACAAGTCAAGCCAAAGCCGATGGTCGAAATCGGCGGTATGCCCATCCTGTGGCACATCATGATGCACTATTCCTGCTTCGGTCACAACGAATTTGTCGTTGCGTTGGGGTACAAAGGCGAGTACATCAAAAAATACATGGTCGATTACTGCTCGCTTTCCAGTAATCTCACCGTCCACCTCAAAACAGGCGCCGTCGAAATGGCGGATGCTTACCGCCCCGATTGGAAAATTGACCTTGTTGATACGGGCATCCCAACCAATACCGGCGGGCGCATCAAGCGCTTACAGCCCTACATGGGTAACGAAACCTTCTTCCTAACGTGGGGGGATGGCGTCTCTACAGTGGACTTTGACCAACTGCTGGCCTTCCACAAGTCGCATGGCAAGCTCGCCACCCTGACGGCTGTCCGGCCTCCGGCACGCTTCGGCCATCTGGATTTCGAAGGGGACCAGGTCCAGCGCTTTACGGAGAAGCCCCAAACAGCAGAAGGCTGGATCAACGGCGCGTTCTTCGTCCTGGAGCCAGAAGTATTCGACTATATCGACGGGGATGATACGCAGTTCGAAAAAGAACCGTTGGAACGCCTCGCCGCCGATGGTCAGTTGATGGCTTACCGTCATGAGGGCTTCTGGCAGTGTATGGATACCCTGCGTGATAAACTGCGCCTGGAGACAATGTGGCAATCCGGCGAAGCACCCTGGGCCATGTGGGAGTAA